Within Citrus sinensis cultivar Valencia sweet orange chromosome 1, DVS_A1.0, whole genome shotgun sequence, the genomic segment AACAGTAGGATGCATGTCTGGGGAAGAAGCTAAGACATCTTAGTTACCAAATTTTCATCTGTATCCTAAAAAAGGAGTGGAGGCCTTGGGAAATTCTTTTTGGATTACTCTCAAAGCCATCAATCTCTATAGCATCCTTGAATCCCTGCTCCTTTTCTTCCGCtattccttcttttctttcttgataGTGCTGTAAAGAAATTGTTCTTGGTCCTTTGTCCTCTTTCGATAATACCATAGATggtttatttgattttgattgtttCTAATTCAAGCATCTATTACTGTATTTCTCTTCAGCTGTTGAAACACTTCAAAGAGAGTGAACGTTGGATGTCTACTTCAAAAAACCTTTCGGCCAATAAAAGACCAATCGACTTTTCGCTTGAGGAACTGGAGAGTGAGCTTTTCAAGCTTTTCTTGAATACAAGATTTTGCCCAAGGTTTGAATTGATTGTTTaccttgaaaataattttctttcttcatcatGTTTAAATTTAGCTTAATTCTGAAAACAGTAGCATTAAGctgaatttattattcataatcTTCTCTATGTTTTatgcatatttatataaattttaacttgATGCTACTATCTTCTGTACCACATCTTAAAAGCTATTGACATTACATTTGATCTCATGTCAACAAATATAGACAAATATCCAGTCTTAAATACTACAAGCAgagtttttattgtttgactttcttttctaaaattttcaattggtCATTTGTTCTGAAACTTCTATAATGAGTAGCCAAAATTTGTACATTTACACACAGTCCAAATGTTGGTTCAAGGCcatgcattttatttttgtttaattttactatatttGCCCAGTAATGCTGTTTCCATGTttgtcaatttctttttattgggcAACTGAGGCAGGAATCGCAATGCTATGGtcttttgtatatttttggTTATGGTTTATATAAGAAACTTGTGGGTAAATATTACATTTGGGCAATGAAGCTAACATTTTAATTCTATTGGCTTACTCTTAGTAATGCCAAGAGTTTGGCAGCTGATTGCTGGCAGGCAGTCATGGATCGATTTCTGACACTAGGAGATGAGAGTGCTGAAGAGAAGGCCGCAATGAAGGAAAACATGTTGCGATTGATTAATATATACTATGATGCTTTGGATGCACCCAAAAAGAGTGGTATAAAGGTTAGTTATTATAACTTACTCCAGTACAGTAAGTCTATCTAACTATTTTACATACATAATCCTTGACCATCCAAGAGTATTTGTATTTAGAGATTGGAGTCCCAATTAGAATTGGCATAACCAATTTTTCCCCACTTGAAAACAGGTTGAAGTTCCAGAAGATTTGAAGGTAGAAAAGTTCCCATGCTACATGCGGAGAGACGAATCAGTTTCTTTTGAATCCACATCTGTTTTGGGAACAATATACAATACAGTGAAATCATATGAAGCAGTGGATCGGTCAGTGACTGGTAATAGTCTTCTCCATGAGGTTGACTGCTTTCTTTGATGATTTAAAGATTTATGAAGTGACGGAAATGTATTTTTTCTGTTGAAGAAATTTGGAAACTACCTTGTTTTGATGATGGAGTCCCGGAAGCATGCATGACAAAATGGAAAGGTTACTATGACCAGTACAGGTGGGAAATGAAGGAGGCAATTGATAAATGTACTGTGGAAAGAGAGGAGGCAGCTGAACTAGtcatagaaaaatataagcaGGTAATCTTCAACCCTAGGTTTTGCACATGCTCAAATCCCTTTTGGCATGAAATTCCCCTTCTTCACTCTTACTTGGCTAATAGCCTGTCATTTTGGTCTTAGATATTATACGGTGCTGCGGAATTTGAACAGAGCACAAGGACTCTAGAGGAGATTTACAACGAGGCGCTTGCcatatataatattacttATGACCTTGCAGCTAGCCGAAGACAAGTTAGTTATTGTAGCTTTGCTTGGAGAGTTGCAGGTTCAGCCCTCCGCAAATTTTATGCACGGAGACAAGGTGACAGGAGCATGCTTTGCTCAGCTTCTGTTCTGAGAGAGATCTGTGGTTGAAGGAATATAGTGTCATGCAAAAAAACGTTGTAGCGTATCGTGTATCAATCTCGcctatttgtaaataatgAGGGTAATAAGGGGATTAAAAATTGTGTAAATGTAGTATTTATCATATCATGCGTAAAAAATGTGGCTTGATTTTAGGTAATCTTGTCCCTGATGACTTGAAAAGAGTTTTCTTGCATTGTACCCGCCAGCCGGTCTATTTCGAAGCGTCCACTAATTAGGCAAAGGTTCGGTCCAACAGCTGTCTCAAATAGACAAATACAATGTAATGCGTTAACAAGGGACAGAGAACTTATGAGATTTTGATAAATGTTTATCACTTAGGTGGGATAGATTAATTGAGATAACTCCACGTGCTATCCTCTGAAACACTTTCCACCTGCGACCTGTCCCACGACAAATTGGACTTGTCTTTCTTGTTCCCATTGCCATTAGAATCAAATTTCCATTTCATTGCAAGAAACTTTGTCCCCTCTCTCTTTTAGGATTCCTCAGTTGCATAGGTTTGTGGCCAGTTTAAAAACATAACCACATTGACATTAACAAGCAGCATAAGCAAATTAAATAGGGCGAATTGGaatagcagcagcagcagcagcattaGAAGGGAACAGTAACGAACATGAACATGAACATGAACATGAAGAAGTAATTTCATCTGAAGTGGAGCTGGACCCGGACCCACAAGTGTATTGGTGGCGTGATAAGTATCGGCCACGAAAGCCGAAGTACATCATGCACCTTGCGCACGCCGGTTACGACGTCCGCGACGACAAACAACAACCACCCTCCTCCAAAAACTGTGCTAGgtcacataattaaaatcttttaccCACACCTTATTCTCGTGGCAAAAAATTTCCTACATACACTATAGAAGACGACGTCGGATTTGAAAGCCACGGCAATGTCGAGACTTGTTGCATCATAAGGTGCCTTGACAACAAAAGGGATTTTTCTACTAAGCGTGGTTTTAAGTGCATTTTTGAACGTGGCATTTTAACTTCAAACGCCTTCCCTATCGTAGTAGATAGATGGATTTATTTtggactcttttttttttttttttctaattataaaaGTGTATACGATGATGATTGAGGTATTAGGAGTAGTATATTCCATTTAACACTTCACCACCGTCCTAATAATGCCTCCTCCATGTTACTGGGTCCTCAAAGCAAAGCAGAAGTCGCTGCCAAAATTGAGTGCGATGATGTTGACTTGCGAGGATAAGGCACAGCctaatcttttaataaaattcagtaAGATAAATAGAGGATTTTGTCGGATTTTTATTATGAAGAATAATCTTCCCGCAACTCCGCCGACAAATAACGACAAATGAGTCGTTGGTCTCACTCTCTTTGTTATTGCTCATTCTAAAATTTACTATCATGTGCAACGATTCACTGAATATAAACTCCATCCATATTCGTAACAAAATATACTCAAAAGCCATCCTAGTCTTGTCATTTTCCTCTTTATTTAACAACTCGACCTCGTGAATAATCACAGTACAGCGCGCACTCGGAACCTCCACTTGAATCAATCAGTCAACTGACAACGacttagattttttatatctACACTGTACAGTTCGGACTCGTTTCTATTCTATGAGGCATTTAGCACGGCGAAAGTCAAGGGAGtgagtgtttgtttgttttcgtTTTTGTGAAAAgcagaaaaagtaaaaagagtGAGAATGGAGAGCACCATGAAGGAGATGAGAGACGGAGCTTCGGTTCTCGACTTCGACTCGAAATCCACCGTCGAAGGCGGCGTTGAAGACGTCTACGGTGAGGATCGTGCCACCGAGGACCAGCTCGTCACTCCCTGGACCATCTCTGTTGCCAGGTGTCAACCTCCTCGTTGTCCGTTTAACATCATTTTGTTTCAGCTgtgatctttttaatttcatgtCAAGTTTCAAGATCatgtttcaaacttttggcGATTTACTTTGATCACTTTGATTTTTCACAGAAGCTTAATCTGATTTTAGACTTTCGAGTAATTCGATCATTAACTAGATGGCTTTAGATTTTTGCTATGAGTTGAAACTGGATCCTACAATACGAGCCTAGTATtgagctgctgctgcttttAAGTCGGAGCTGCTctggaaaaaaaagttacagtaattataaaatattaagtttGAGATAAAGGAACTGAGCTTTTAAACACAGCATCAAATATTTACGGAATGGAATATTTTAGAGCTCTTAAGCTACGGCTGCCAACCACAATACTAAACAGACCTTCAACAATTATAACAACATTCTAGTTATGTAAGGGCGCATGTTTTAGCAATTGAATATTCACGGCTATTGAACTTTTTCCATCTAAATTACAGCGGGTACTGTTTGTTGAGGGATCCACGCCATAACAAAGGGCTTGCTTTCACTGAGAAAGAGAGGGATGCCCACTACTTGCGCGGCCTTTTGCCTCCAGCTGTTATAAGTCAACAACTTCAGGTTACATGCCTTTTTAAGTTCAGAACCTCTTATATCTCTACAGAATAGTTGTTACTATTTTGTTCTTGCTAACAATTTCTACGTGCTGGAAATCAGgagaagaaattgatgaaCAGCATCAGACAATATGAAGTTCCGCTGCAAAAATATGTGGCCATGATGGAACTTGAGGTGCCTTATATACTTGCGTTAATAAATTCTCTTTATTTCAGGGTTGATGGTGGTATATTTTTGTCACAATTTGCTTAGATTAACTTGTGCTGCTTAGTATTTGAAATAACAGGAGTTTGTCatcatttttgtgttttggGTTGACAGGAGAGAAATGAAAGACTGTTCTATAAGCTACTGATTGATAATGTTGAGGAACTTCTCCCAGTCGTTTACACTCCAACTGTTGGTGAAGCTTGCCAGAAATATGGAAGTATCTTCAGGCGTCCTCAGGGTCTATACATAAGTCTGAAAGAGAAGTATGGTCACTGTCTTTCTTTTTAGCAGTCCTGCACCTGTAATGCataaattttgacttaatataATAACCGTACAGGGGAAAGATTCTTGAGGTTTTGAAGAACTGGCCTGAAAGGAGTATTCAGGTTATTGTTGTCACAGATGGTGAGCGCATTTTGGGACTTGGGGATCTTGGCTGTCAGGTCATTATCGATAAACATTCTTCTTGTTTTActttcaaaacaaattttttcattgaatttatgaGGGGAAAGGTGATGTTTGCCACGACcatgtttgaaatgttctAGGGGATGGGAATTCCTGTTGGGAAATTGGCTTTGTACACAGCACTTGGAGGCATTCGTCCCTCAGCAGTAAGCATTTCTTGGATATCTGGCCTTAAATATAgacataaaaatagaatttaacGTTGTTTAAGAGTCTACATCATAAGTTTTAAATCTGTCCACCTAATGCCATCATATCCTGTTCCCATTGTAGTCAACTCATTTTTGGCTTCCTTTTGTAGTGTTTGCCCATAACCGTTGATGTGGGTACAAACAATGAGCAATTGTTGAAGGATGAATTCTACATTGGTCTACGACAGAGGAGGGCAACCGGACAGGTTTCAGCAGTCTGGttcataatttgtaatttgagGTTGAAATTTTACTTGACTGCTTAGCCAGTCTTCAATACTTTTCAGGAATATGCTGAACTTCTAGATGAATTCATGAGTGCTGTCAAGCAAAATTATGGAGAAAAAGTTCTTATACAGGTTAGGCATGAAGCAGACtactagttttttaaattatgaaattcttttgCTTGTTCCTAAGTCCAGTTCTTTGGAACCAAATGCTGCAGTTTGAGGATTTCGCAAACCACAATGCTTTTGAGTTGCTTGCAAAATATGGCACAACTCATCTTGTCTTCAATGATGATATACAGGTATGAGGTAGTGGTAGCATAATATTGAAACTTGTGATTTTATATAAACTATGTTCCTTTTccttgttttttatttttattttttttagggtaCAGCGTCTGTTGTTCTTGCTGGGGTAGTTGCAGCACTGAAGTTGATTGGTGGCACACTGGCCGAGCAtagatttttgtttcttggAGCTGGGGAGGTAAGCACTGCTCATCAAAGATATTCATTAAAAGCCAAACATTGTAACATctttaaaggaaaattttgaaatgaatatatatttttttaagaggtGAAATTTTTTGTTCAGTTATTTTATATTCGAGAATCTCGGTCATTAtggttaaattttggaaataatgTCCGATTCATACAATTTTGTCATTCCTGTCGTACAGTAAAGTCACTTTATGTTACTTCTTGCATCATCCTTGCAGGCTGGGACTGGTATAGCTGAACTTATTGCGCTTGAGATATCAAAGCAGGTATACACTTGCTATTGTCTTTTGTTTATCTCTTTTGTTGTATAGTTGGTCACATGGAGGAAGAAGCAATTTATGTTATAATGATTGAGAATATTCTTGATTGATTTATTAGCTTTCATATGTCATTTGCAGACTAAAGCTCCTGTGGAAGAGACCCGGAAGAAGATATGTC encodes:
- the LOC102622357 gene encoding NADP-dependent malic enzyme, giving the protein MESTMKEMRDGASVLDFDSKSTVEGGVEDVYGEDRATEDQLVTPWTISVASGYCLLRDPRHNKGLAFTEKERDAHYLRGLLPPAVISQQLQEKKLMNSIRQYEVPLQKYVAMMELEERNERLFYKLLIDNVEELLPVVYTPTVGEACQKYGSIFRRPQGLYISLKEKGKILEVLKNWPERSIQVIVVTDGERILGLGDLGCQGMGIPVGKLALYTALGGIRPSACLPITVDVGTNNEQLLKDEFYIGLRQRRATGQEYAELLDEFMSAVKQNYGEKVLIQFEDFANHNAFELLAKYGTTHLVFNDDIQGTASVVLAGVVAALKLIGGTLAEHRFLFLGAGEAGTGIAELIALEISKQTKAPVEETRKKICLVDSKGLIVSSRKDSLQHFKKPWAHEHEPVNNLLDAVKVIKPTILIGSSGVGRTFTKEVIEAMASFNEKPLILALSNPTSQSECTAEEAYTWSKGRAIFASGSPFDPFEYNGKVFVPGQANNAYIFPGFGLGLVISGAIRVHDDMLLAASEALAKQVTEENFEKGLIYPPFSNIRKISANIAANVAAKAYELGVATRLPRPQNLVKCAESCMYTPVYRNYR